One part of the Mariniblastus fucicola genome encodes these proteins:
- a CDS encoding alpha/beta hydrolase — MFRIALVCFLATFLAGLGSVSAQDVSEYEKAVSSSIASGTQIPLWENGAPGFEDRKDEAEEADEWWVKNIHNPSLTVFLAPEEKRTGAAVVICPGGGHRLLVAGAEGNEAAEYFNSIGVDAFVLKYRLGREENSPYKIDVHAKQDGQRAIRWVRHFSDKLSIDPERVGIVGFSAGGEVVSMVCYGSHEGIKDSADAIDHPGCKPNFQVMIYAGPLGIPETIPADAPPAFILVANDDGAAKVAIELALKLRSAKVPMELHVYNQGGHGFNMGNRTKLKSISTWRHRMGDWIADSGWLKQ; from the coding sequence ATGTTTCGAATTGCACTGGTTTGTTTTTTGGCCACGTTCCTTGCCGGTCTGGGGTCGGTGTCGGCTCAGGACGTTAGCGAATACGAAAAAGCTGTTTCGAGTTCGATCGCTTCAGGAACGCAAATTCCACTTTGGGAAAACGGAGCTCCAGGATTCGAAGATCGCAAAGACGAAGCGGAAGAGGCTGACGAGTGGTGGGTCAAGAACATTCACAACCCATCGCTAACCGTTTTTCTGGCTCCAGAGGAAAAGCGAACCGGTGCAGCGGTTGTTATCTGTCCGGGAGGAGGCCATCGTTTGTTGGTTGCCGGTGCCGAAGGTAATGAAGCCGCGGAATACTTCAACTCGATCGGCGTCGATGCGTTCGTGCTCAAGTATCGGCTTGGCCGAGAGGAAAACTCGCCGTACAAGATTGACGTGCATGCGAAACAGGACGGGCAGCGTGCCATTCGCTGGGTCCGCCATTTTTCAGATAAATTGTCCATCGATCCAGAACGAGTCGGTATCGTTGGTTTCAGTGCAGGCGGCGAGGTCGTGTCGATGGTTTGCTACGGTAGCCACGAAGGCATCAAGGATTCAGCTGACGCGATTGATCATCCTGGTTGCAAGCCAAACTTTCAGGTGATGATTTATGCGGGGCCGCTGGGCATTCCGGAAACGATTCCTGCTGATGCTCCTCCGGCGTTTATTCTGGTTGCCAATGATGACGGTGCGGCCAAAGTCGCGATTGAGCTGGCGTTGAAACTTCGATCCGCCAAGGTGCCGATGGAGTTGCATGTTTACAATCAGGGTGGCCACGGGTTCAACATGGGGAACCGCACCAAGCTTAAATCGATCAGTACGTGGCGGCATCGGATGGGCGATTGGATCGCCGACAGCGGATGGTTGAAGCAATAG